In a genomic window of Methylobacter sp. YRD-M1:
- a CDS encoding AraC family transcriptional regulator: MDALTLLVKDLNLRAKLAYSGGFCGRWLIDHNSDQSIWFHLVSKGKSWIHSLNWQAPLMLEDGDLALFLPHAAKHYLSYSSDHLPVDSTDTIATTWDAGDAGFVCGEIELGMPKSALWQALPAEIVIKKSQAGEILEKLIELIVSESAGNRFGSGSVVERLCDSIFVLVVRHCLEEGLVHQGVFVAMQDRRLATVLGLMHQEPWQPWTIAELCSRAGISKTVLSEKFTELVGASPIEYLISWRMQIAAHWLKEPGMTIERVAERCGYDSVPAFSKAFKRSFGVSPGVHRRGRHETNHQV, from the coding sequence TTGGATGCGTTGACTTTATTGGTAAAAGACTTGAATTTGCGGGCCAAGCTCGCTTATTCAGGTGGTTTTTGTGGTCGTTGGCTGATCGATCACAACTCTGACCAATCGATCTGGTTTCATCTGGTCAGTAAAGGAAAAAGCTGGATACATTCGCTCAATTGGCAAGCTCCGCTCATGCTGGAAGACGGCGACCTGGCCTTGTTCCTGCCCCATGCGGCGAAGCATTATCTTTCCTACAGTAGTGATCATCTGCCGGTTGACTCAACAGACACCATAGCGACAACCTGGGATGCGGGAGACGCCGGGTTTGTCTGTGGGGAAATTGAGCTGGGAATGCCGAAATCGGCGCTATGGCAAGCGTTGCCTGCTGAAATCGTCATCAAAAAATCGCAGGCCGGCGAGATACTGGAAAAATTGATTGAGCTTATCGTCAGTGAATCCGCCGGCAACCGTTTTGGCAGCGGCTCCGTTGTCGAGCGCCTCTGCGACAGCATTTTTGTATTGGTCGTGCGCCATTGCCTTGAAGAAGGACTGGTACATCAGGGTGTGTTTGTAGCCATGCAGGACCGCCGGTTGGCAACCGTGCTCGGGCTGATGCATCAGGAACCGTGGCAGCCCTGGACGATTGCCGAACTCTGCTCGCGTGCAGGCATCTCCAAAACGGTACTTTCTGAAAAATTCACTGAGCTGGTTGGCGCTTCGCCTATAGAATACCTGATTTCATGGCGCATGCAGATCGCTGCACACTGGCTGAAAGAGCCCGGCATGACCATAGAGCGGGTCGCAGAGCGCTGCGGTTATGATTCAGTGCCGGCGTTCAGCAAGGCCTTCAAGCGGTCTTTCGGAGTATCCCCCGGCGTACATCGGCGTGGACGGCATGAGACAAACCATCAGGTGTAA
- a CDS encoding TetR/AcrR family transcriptional regulator: protein MRYKPGHREEARARILAAVGRGFRKRGYEGIGVDGLAKEAGVTSGAFYGHFPSKEEAFREAVVYGLREVHDAVVHLQEEHGADWIGVFIDFYLSAKRTCDLAEACALQALTSEVARSNKTVRATYQAELMKVLEVVAQGLPSGSSSEKANRAVALLALLSGGVTMARALADEALAAQAAEGIRSAALAIVGIKKCMDCSHE, encoded by the coding sequence ATGCGATATAAACCAGGACATCGTGAAGAAGCCAGAGCGCGGATACTGGCCGCTGTGGGCAGGGGATTTCGCAAACGCGGATATGAAGGCATCGGAGTGGACGGCCTGGCGAAAGAAGCGGGCGTAACTTCCGGCGCCTTTTATGGTCACTTTCCGTCCAAGGAAGAAGCGTTTAGAGAAGCTGTTGTTTATGGGCTCAGGGAAGTACATGATGCGGTCGTGCACTTACAGGAAGAGCATGGTGCTGATTGGATAGGTGTTTTCATCGATTTCTACTTGAGCGCCAAACGTACGTGTGATCTTGCCGAGGCCTGTGCATTACAGGCGCTCACGTCTGAAGTTGCCCGTTCGAACAAGACCGTTCGTGCAACCTATCAGGCTGAGTTGATGAAGGTGCTCGAAGTGGTCGCCCAAGGCTTACCTTCTGGTAGCAGTTCTGAGAAAGCCAATCGTGCCGTGGCACTGCTGGCGCTGCTGTCAGGTGGTGTCACCATGGCCCGTGCATTAGCAGATGAAGCGTTAGCGGCGCAAGCTGCAGAAGGTATACGAAGCGCGGCGCTCGCTATTGTGGGGATAAAAAAATGCATGGATTGCTCGCATGAGTGA
- a CDS encoding sigma-70 family RNA polymerase sigma factor: MLLKTGAKAAGHLTEVLLIEHRPVLFRYALLQLHDDELADDAVQETLLAAWQSASALEGKAGLRTWLIGILKHKIADHWRRSGREIVISDIDFDDAGESDGDEADFFMSNGQWNGGPSAWNDPEAALKQQEFWSIYETCQNSLPPKMAQVFMLRELVGLEADEVCRETGLSEANYWVIMHRARLRLRECLEMRWFNQSKQKKEKRHA, translated from the coding sequence ATGTTGTTGAAAACCGGGGCTAAAGCCGCTGGGCATTTGACCGAAGTCCTGCTGATCGAGCATCGGCCGGTGCTGTTCCGCTATGCCCTGCTGCAACTGCACGATGACGAACTGGCCGACGACGCCGTGCAAGAGACCTTATTGGCCGCCTGGCAATCAGCCTCGGCGCTTGAGGGCAAAGCCGGCTTACGGACCTGGCTGATCGGCATTCTGAAACACAAGATCGCCGACCACTGGCGGCGTAGCGGCCGGGAAATTGTCATCTCGGACATCGATTTTGACGATGCCGGCGAGAGTGACGGCGACGAAGCCGATTTTTTCATGAGCAACGGCCAATGGAACGGCGGCCCGAGTGCCTGGAACGATCCGGAAGCGGCCCTCAAGCAGCAGGAATTCTGGAGCATTTACGAAACATGCCAGAACAGCCTGCCGCCAAAAATGGCCCAAGTCTTCATGCTGCGGGAACTGGTCGGCCTGGAAGCCGACGAGGTCTGCCGAGAAACCGGCCTCAGCGAGGCCAATTACTGGGTCATCATGCATCGCGCCCGGCTGCGGCTGCGCGAATGTCTGGAAATGCGTTGGTTCAATCAATCGAAACAAAAAAAGGAGAAGCGACATGCGTAG
- a CDS encoding VPLPA-CTERM sorting domain-containing protein, which yields MRLVSTISVLAALSLSLTSTAFASTQTLDFSNPGPGTTYWTPDEASKDSSPYYRWQGDDWSWQFSPVADTINSASVSVSAFDVDANIGEIDEIYGWSNDSLSWELLGSLAGAGDIWSFTSFDLASSWFDEINAGLQVRIVIDTLGGNWAVSLAKSSLITNGGTLPSPNPSAVPVPAAAWLFGSALAGLGLISNRRKTLALNSWLS from the coding sequence ATGAGACTTGTATCAACTATATCAGTTTTGGCTGCCTTGTCATTGAGCTTAACAAGCACAGCTTTTGCATCCACCCAAACCCTGGACTTCTCCAACCCTGGCCCAGGCACAACCTACTGGACACCGGACGAAGCCAGCAAAGACAGCAGCCCTTATTACAGATGGCAAGGGGACGACTGGAGCTGGCAGTTCAGCCCGGTTGCCGACACCATCAACAGCGCCTCGGTATCTGTCAGCGCCTTTGATGTCGACGCTAACATTGGTGAAATAGACGAAATTTACGGTTGGAGCAACGACAGCTTGTCGTGGGAGTTGCTGGGCAGCCTGGCCGGTGCGGGCGACATATGGTCTTTCACCTCATTCGATCTGGCTTCCTCCTGGTTTGATGAGATCAATGCCGGTTTGCAAGTAAGGATAGTAATAGACACCTTGGGCGGGAACTGGGCCGTTTCACTCGCCAAGTCATCCCTGATTACCAACGGCGGCACCCTGCCTTCTCCAAATCCCAGTGCCGTACCTGTACCGGCGGCAGCCTGGTTGTTTGGTTCTGCATTGGCAGGATTAGGATTGATAAGTAATCGTCGTAAAACTTTGGCGCTTAATAGTTGGCTATCATAA
- a CDS encoding SRPBCC family protein, with protein MGQIHLKRTFNYPADQVWKWLKDYGNIHRIHPMIGHSYIEGEQSCGIGAVRVCEMNMGGFQLKERVLDWQENQSYTVDIYETTMPLMKRSLATFGVRAIGAETSEVYIDIEYTTSWGIFGKLMDVLFMNPVMTMMMKRMFRKLDEFLSSSRQESLRAPG; from the coding sequence ATGGGACAAATTCATCTTAAGCGAACCTTCAACTACCCTGCGGACCAGGTATGGAAGTGGCTGAAGGATTACGGGAACATCCACCGCATCCATCCGATGATCGGTCATTCTTATATCGAGGGCGAACAAAGCTGCGGCATTGGGGCGGTACGCGTCTGCGAAATGAACATGGGCGGCTTTCAGCTCAAAGAGCGGGTGCTGGACTGGCAGGAAAATCAGTCCTATACCGTCGATATCTATGAAACGACCATGCCGTTGATGAAGCGTTCTTTGGCCACTTTCGGCGTACGCGCTATCGGGGCGGAAACGTCGGAAGTCTATATCGATATCGAATACACGACCTCATGGGGTATCTTCGGAAAGCTCATGGACGTGCTGTTCATGAATCCCGTGATGACGATGATGATGAAGCGAATGTTCAGAAAGCTGGATGAATTCCTGAGCAGTTCACGGCAAGAGTCTCTCCGTGCGCCCGGATGA
- a CDS encoding HvfX family Cu-binding RiPP maturation protein: MNNLTTSHHCSRGACLISSGIEQICALPGKLSCWFDRNAHGLAPIFLRLLLAYEFGEAGLEKLKGQNWFADVSFPFPFNLLTADFNWTLAAGLEIIAPIALILGFMTRFFSAALMVLTIVAIAAVHWPAEWHSLAELWKGYAITDQGYGNFKLPLMYLLMLAALMFSGAGRLSIDAWWRHRLC; this comes from the coding sequence ATGAACAATCTGACAACATCCCACCATTGCAGCCGTGGGGCCTGCCTGATTTCATCAGGCATCGAACAGATTTGTGCCTTGCCGGGCAAGCTTTCCTGCTGGTTCGACCGCAATGCGCACGGCTTGGCGCCAATCTTTCTGAGGTTGCTGCTGGCTTATGAATTCGGCGAAGCCGGTCTGGAAAAACTCAAAGGTCAAAACTGGTTTGCCGATGTGAGTTTTCCATTTCCCTTCAATTTGCTAACCGCCGATTTCAATTGGACCCTGGCGGCAGGACTGGAGATCATCGCCCCGATTGCGCTAATCCTGGGCTTTATGACCCGGTTCTTCAGCGCCGCATTGATGGTGCTGACAATAGTGGCTATCGCCGCTGTGCACTGGCCTGCCGAATGGCATTCGCTGGCTGAGTTATGGAAGGGCTACGCTATCACCGACCAGGGTTACGGCAATTTCAAACTACCGCTGATGTACTTATTGATGTTGGCCGCGTTAATGTTCAGCGGCGCCGGACGATTGAGCATCGATGCCTGGTGGCGCCATCGCCTATGCTAG
- a CDS encoding HvfB family MNIO-type RiPP peptide maturase, giving the protein MITVNPFGLTGSGLGLRRPLLPALQAGVPGNIDFFEVSPENWVGVGGQLGKQFRRLTERHRFVAHGLALSLGGPAPLDTAFLRDLKQFLDHHDFALYTEHLSFCSDEGHSYDLYPIPFTEQAVKHVAERIRQTQDMLERRIALENASYYLQPPQAEMDELTFINAVLSEADCHLHLDVNNIYVNSVNHGYDPVAFLRGLPGKRIVYGHVAGHDTEPSGLIIDTHGQNTIEPVWDLLAEAYRCFGVFPTLVERDSNIPPLPELTAEVERIHALQNHYSHCLSADNMKERAA; this is encoded by the coding sequence ATGATCACCGTCAACCCTTTTGGTCTGACCGGCTCCGGCCTGGGGCTGCGCCGCCCGCTGTTGCCGGCGCTGCAAGCCGGTGTGCCGGGCAACATCGATTTTTTCGAAGTCTCGCCGGAAAACTGGGTGGGCGTCGGCGGTCAGCTGGGCAAGCAGTTTCGTCGCCTGACCGAGCGTCATCGTTTCGTGGCGCACGGTCTGGCGTTGTCGCTGGGCGGGCCGGCGCCGCTGGATACCGCCTTTTTACGCGATCTGAAACAGTTTCTCGACCATCACGATTTTGCCTTGTACACCGAGCACCTGAGTTTTTGCAGCGACGAGGGGCATTCGTACGATTTATACCCGATTCCTTTTACCGAACAGGCAGTCAAACATGTCGCAGAGCGTATTCGCCAGACTCAGGATATGCTCGAGCGGCGCATCGCGCTGGAAAATGCCTCGTACTACCTTCAGCCGCCACAGGCGGAGATGGACGAACTGACCTTCATCAACGCCGTGTTGAGCGAGGCCGATTGCCATCTGCATCTGGATGTCAACAACATTTACGTCAACAGCGTCAATCACGGTTACGATCCGGTGGCGTTTTTGCGCGGCTTGCCGGGCAAGCGCATCGTCTACGGACATGTTGCCGGCCATGATACGGAGCCTTCCGGCTTGATCATCGATACGCACGGCCAAAATACCATCGAGCCGGTATGGGACTTGCTGGCTGAAGCCTATCGTTGCTTTGGCGTATTTCCGACTTTGGTTGAGCGCGACAGCAACATTCCGCCGCTGCCTGAGTTGACTGCAGAAGTTGAGCGCATACATGCCTTGCAAAATCATTATTCACATTGCCTTAGCGCGGATAACATGAAGGAGAGAGCCGCATGA
- a CDS encoding carboxymuconolactone decarboxylase family protein has protein sequence MPADYKLKLTAKTIEDAAPKARMGLQQAQEKMGFIPNMYARMANSPGLFDAYQQGYAMFRAESGFTPAEQEVVFLTISRANGCEYCMAAHSFVADKMSNVPGAVTDAIRNDTAIPDERLSALAKFTRVMVEQRGLPQTRDVEAFLAVGYTERQILEIILAIAVKTLSNYANHLFHTPVDAMFASRTWEEPRGTACQNGIVK, from the coding sequence ATGCCAGCAGATTATAAACTGAAGTTGACCGCAAAAACGATTGAAGACGCTGCGCCGAAAGCCAGGATGGGGCTTCAGCAGGCGCAGGAGAAAATGGGGTTTATCCCGAACATGTATGCAAGGATGGCCAATTCGCCAGGGCTGTTCGATGCTTACCAGCAAGGCTACGCAATGTTCCGGGCGGAATCCGGCTTCACGCCGGCCGAACAGGAGGTCGTGTTCCTGACGATCAGTCGGGCGAATGGATGCGAGTATTGCATGGCGGCACACAGTTTCGTTGCAGACAAAATGTCGAATGTGCCCGGCGCAGTGACTGACGCCATTCGCAACGATACAGCAATCCCTGATGAGAGGCTGTCGGCATTGGCCAAGTTTACCCGTGTGATGGTCGAGCAGCGCGGTTTGCCGCAAACCCGTGATGTCGAGGCATTTCTTGCCGTGGGATATACCGAACGGCAGATTCTGGAGATCATTCTGGCCATTGCCGTCAAAACCTTGAGCAATTATGCCAACCATCTTTTCCATACGCCGGTGGATGCGATGTTTGCTTCCCGAACTTGGGAGGAACCTCGCGGTACGGCTTGTCAGAATGGGATAGTGAAATGA
- a CDS encoding HvfA family oxazolone/thioamide-modified RiPP metallophore codes for MNKKTLSLTLSSALASTLLSTTPAIQAGENPFAMSSINPAQQLAAADDKSAEAGCSGKVAEGKCGEGKCGANKKSAEGGCSGKMPEAGCSGKMTEGGCGAKTEQ; via the coding sequence ATGAATAAAAAAACCTTATCCCTGACTTTGAGCAGCGCCCTGGCTTCGACTTTGTTGAGCACAACGCCCGCTATTCAAGCCGGCGAAAATCCGTTTGCGATGTCCAGCATTAACCCGGCTCAACAGCTGGCAGCCGCCGATGACAAATCCGCTGAAGCTGGCTGCAGCGGCAAAGTGGCCGAAGGCAAGTGCGGCGAAGGCAAATGCGGCGCCAACAAGAAAAGCGCCGAAGGCGGTTGCAGCGGCAAAATGCCGGAAGCCGGCTGCAGCGGCAAAATGACCGAAGGCGGTTGCGGCGCCAAAACCGAGCAATAA
- a CDS encoding zf-HC2 domain-containing protein: MRSCRDITALVSQGLDRKLSLGERLAINLHIMMCSRCRSFQRQTRFIRKAARRYAEHLQSRAGKKTIKK, from the coding sequence ATGCGTAGCTGCCGCGACATTACGGCGCTGGTATCCCAGGGCCTGGACAGAAAGCTCAGCTTAGGCGAGCGTCTGGCAATCAATCTGCACATAATGATGTGTTCCCGCTGCCGAAGCTTCCAGCGTCAGACCCGGTTCATCCGCAAGGCCGCCCGGCGCTATGCCGAACACTTGCAAAGCCGCGCGGGCAAAAAAACCATAAAGAAATGA
- a CDS encoding GDCCVxC domain-containing (seleno)protein, protein MTRRVIWQSTLTCPVRGYRKTETMPSDACQWFYECQDCHALLKPKPGDCCVFCSYGSVA, encoded by the coding sequence ATGACCAGACGGGTCATATGGCAGTCCACGCTCACCTGTCCGGTGCGCGGTTATCGCAAAACCGAGACTATGCCCAGCGATGCCTGCCAGTGGTTCTATGAATGCCAGGACTGCCATGCCTTGCTGAAGCCGAAGCCAGGCGATTGCTGCGTATTCTGCTCCTATGGCAGCGTTGCCTGA
- a CDS encoding HvfC family RiPP maturation protein: MNQTPLFQQQQLQFLYYLRQPGVAQLPAGFTPERLAVYADLLYNKFDESLTACFPVIHRILPPDDWRALLLDFIAEHRCLSPYYRQIPDEFVQYLQQERDRADDLPFLAELAHFEWIELKLSIAESESITSKPLTSEQLLAGIPVFAPVMQLLHYQWPVQNIGPHALPTEPPATATHILGFRDSDDRIRFIALSPATARLIELLSDGLTGQQALQAMRGELTNAQFTELTGFGLSILTDLHRQGAIIDIRPSNRPEHHA; this comes from the coding sequence ATGAACCAGACTCCACTATTTCAACAACAGCAACTGCAGTTTTTGTATTATCTGCGCCAGCCGGGAGTAGCCCAACTTCCTGCCGGATTTACGCCGGAACGCCTGGCCGTGTATGCCGATCTGCTCTACAACAAATTCGACGAAAGCCTGACGGCCTGCTTTCCGGTCATTCATCGCATCCTGCCGCCAGATGACTGGCGGGCTTTGCTGCTGGATTTCATCGCCGAACATCGCTGCCTGTCCCCGTATTACCGGCAGATTCCTGATGAATTCGTGCAGTATCTGCAACAGGAGCGTGATCGTGCCGATGATTTACCCTTTCTGGCAGAACTCGCGCACTTTGAGTGGATCGAACTGAAGCTGTCGATTGCCGAGAGCGAATCAATCACGAGCAAGCCGCTGACCAGCGAGCAATTACTAGCCGGCATACCGGTATTTGCACCGGTCATGCAGTTGCTGCACTACCAGTGGCCGGTGCAGAACATCGGTCCTCACGCTCTGCCTACTGAACCGCCCGCTACAGCCACCCATATCCTCGGCTTTCGCGATAGCGACGATCGGATACGGTTCATCGCGCTCAGCCCGGCCACAGCCCGTTTGATCGAGCTGTTAAGTGACGGCCTGACCGGCCAACAGGCTCTGCAGGCGATGAGAGGCGAACTGACGAATGCGCAGTTTACAGAATTGACTGGATTCGGTCTGAGCATATTGACCGATTTACATCGCCAAGGGGCTATTATCGACATCCGCCCCTCAAATCGACCGGAGCATCACGCATGA
- a CDS encoding 4-oxalocrotonate tautomerase: protein MPLTLTFTEGVLPTGAEKQAVAQITEAMLKWHGLTGNKTMTSNITATVHVLPKSATFSGGQEFAGAWVEWKTPSFAFTDREVQQGFFEEATDIIHELSGGKQPKDHIYVNVVHAVDGAWNMNGRAMTNAEIGAAIAQG from the coding sequence ATGCCGCTGACACTGACTTTCACTGAAGGCGTTTTACCAACAGGTGCCGAAAAACAAGCTGTCGCTCAAATTACCGAGGCCATGCTGAAATGGCACGGACTGACCGGCAATAAGACAATGACATCCAACATTACCGCTACGGTTCATGTATTGCCCAAGAGTGCGACTTTCTCAGGAGGGCAAGAGTTTGCCGGGGCCTGGGTGGAATGGAAAACGCCTTCGTTCGCGTTTACCGATCGGGAAGTTCAGCAAGGCTTCTTCGAGGAAGCGACTGACATCATTCACGAACTGTCCGGCGGCAAGCAACCTAAAGACCATATCTATGTCAACGTTGTCCATGCCGTGGATGGAGCCTGGAACATGAATGGACGGGCAATGACCAATGCCGAGATCGGAGCGGCCATTGCTCAAGGCTGA
- a CDS encoding cupin domain-containing protein produces the protein MKKLSMMIMSFTALAPISQLGYSTKISPAKIPEATRTIIQRTDIEGSDEELRLMLVEYPPGYASPAHIHPVVGLNYILEGTAESQYEGEDLKTLNAGDSYQDPANKKHLVFRNSSNTDRLRFLVAYRIKKDGAFMHPL, from the coding sequence ATGAAAAAATTGTCGATGATGATTATGAGTTTTACGGCATTGGCCCCGATTTCTCAACTTGGCTATAGTACTAAAATATCACCAGCCAAAATACCTGAGGCAACTCGTACCATCATTCAGAGGACTGATATTGAGGGAAGTGATGAAGAACTGCGGCTTATGCTGGTAGAGTATCCGCCCGGATACGCTAGCCCAGCTCATATTCATCCAGTTGTCGGACTAAACTATATCCTTGAAGGAACCGCAGAATCGCAGTATGAAGGTGAGGATTTGAAAACGTTGAATGCGGGAGATTCTTACCAAGACCCGGCAAACAAAAAGCATTTGGTATTCAGGAATTCCAGTAACACTGATAGGCTAAGGTTTCTGGTCGCTTATAGAATAAAAAAAGATGGAGCATTTATGCATCCGTTGTGA
- a CDS encoding heme NO-binding domain-containing protein codes for MKGIVVNCLEKLVSENYGTEKWNEIMSLSGVNVDKKYEMADDIEDELVLKMFTHTCQIGNLSFEQACDVFGRYWVSSYIPRLYPDFYVGVTSARAFLLKLDAIHTSIATSIKNARPPRHRYEWKDENTLVMSYLSDRDLIELFIGAINGVARHFNEDIQIRKIDRQSVEIDLSASLSKA; via the coding sequence ATGAAAGGCATTGTCGTCAATTGTTTGGAAAAGCTTGTTTCTGAGAATTATGGAACAGAGAAATGGAATGAAATTATGAGTCTGTCTGGCGTGAACGTAGATAAAAAATATGAAATGGCTGACGATATCGAGGATGAATTGGTATTGAAAATGTTCACTCATACCTGTCAGATCGGAAACCTGTCGTTTGAACAGGCCTGCGACGTATTTGGCCGCTATTGGGTCAGTTCGTACATCCCAAGGCTTTACCCGGACTTCTACGTTGGCGTAACATCGGCAAGAGCGTTTCTGTTGAAGCTGGACGCGATTCATACGTCTATCGCGACAAGCATCAAAAACGCCAGACCGCCCAGACATCGCTACGAGTGGAAAGATGAAAATACGCTTGTGATGAGCTACCTTTCAGATCGGGATTTAATCGAGCTTTTTATCGGGGCGATAAACGGCGTGGCCAGGCATTTCAACGAAGACATACAGATTCGAAAGATAGACCGACAAAGCGTCGAGATTGATTTGTCTGCGTCATTATCTAAAGCCTGA
- a CDS encoding haloacid dehalogenase type II, translating into MMANPLNVFAQASDEGPEVLSAQIKPAQEPLGEALKPRILVFDVNETMLDLNALRPQFERVFGSGAALDEWFSLLLQYAMVVALTDAYSDFGTVGRATLEMLADSKGIRLSVEDKNRIMQGILALPPHPDMLESLKRLRTAGFRMVTLTNSSPIAVNTQLQNAGLADYFEESISVDAIHRFKPDLQVYRSAAAHLGAKPSELLLIAAHAWDVFGAMQAGWHAAFVARHGKPLFPLARKPDIVAPDMKGMADALLQ; encoded by the coding sequence ATGATGGCTAACCCGCTGAATGTATTCGCTCAGGCATCGGATGAAGGTCCTGAAGTCCTGAGTGCGCAGATCAAGCCGGCACAAGAGCCGCTGGGCGAAGCGTTGAAGCCTCGCATTCTGGTCTTCGACGTTAATGAGACCATGCTGGATCTGAATGCGCTGCGACCGCAATTCGAGCGCGTGTTTGGCAGTGGCGCCGCACTGGATGAGTGGTTTTCGCTGCTTTTGCAATACGCCATGGTTGTGGCCCTGACCGATGCGTACTCCGACTTTGGCACCGTCGGCAGAGCGACTCTGGAAATGCTGGCCGACAGCAAGGGCATTCGGCTCTCTGTCGAGGACAAGAACCGGATTATGCAAGGCATACTCGCCCTGCCACCCCATCCGGACATGCTTGAAAGCTTGAAGCGCTTGCGCACTGCAGGTTTTCGCATGGTCACGCTGACCAATTCGAGTCCAATAGCCGTCAACACCCAGTTGCAGAACGCCGGCCTCGCCGACTATTTCGAGGAGTCCATCTCTGTAGATGCCATACACCGCTTCAAGCCTGATTTACAGGTCTACCGGAGCGCCGCCGCACACCTTGGCGCCAAGCCGAGCGAACTGCTGCTCATCGCCGCCCATGCCTGGGACGTGTTCGGCGCCATGCAGGCAGGCTGGCATGCCGCATTCGTCGCACGACACGGAAAACCGCTGTTCCCGCTGGCTAGGAAACCGGATATCGTGGCGCCCGATATGAAAGGCATGGCCGATGCGCTTCTGCAATAA